The nucleotide sequence GCCCACACGACGCTTCCCTCTGGCACAGGCCCACAGTGCCACACGACGCCTAATACTAGTGGCCTGTTTAGAACAGGAATTTCACAAGGACCGTGCAGGAATTTTCACAGAAAAAACACGTGAACTAGAAATATTTTCCGCATTACAGGACGACCCGCTCCGATCCGGGCCATGCCATGAAGCCAACGCCGAATCAACCACCCAGTGACGAACGAAATCATGAGGTCTCGACGGCTCACCCAACTCCGAGGCCGGAGGTCCCGACCCGAAGCCACAAGCAAACGAAACGCCGATGCCGTCAAGCACAGCATCGCGCGGTCGCCCCTCCAGGCCGGCTGCCGCCGGAaatctcatcaattcctcatccATCTCCTCCGCCTCGTGTCCACGTCCACCTGACCTGCCGCGAGCCGCGTGCTCCCTCCACCGCCACCCGCCCCCGCATCGCTTCTCTTCTCCGAAACGAAAAGATCCTCTCCTGCCTCCCTCCCATCGCACCCGCCCGCCCAAACGCACGCGCTCGGCGCACGCACGcccacctgcaggctgcagctgccGCGTAGCCACCAGCCAATCTGGCTTAAACAAAACCCACCCAAATTTAAGCAAATCCCAGTCCCAGCCCGAAAAGGGGTATAGGCCGAAAGTAAGGAAGGCAGGTGCATCTGCGCCGTCGCAAATTTCGCTTCGCTCCGCTCCCGCACCCGCGCCCGCCTCGTCGTCAATCCGTCCACCCACCCATCTACCGCGCCGAGGGAACGCCCCGCGGCGGCTCCGGCGACGTACgcggggagaggagaggagaggagatgagACGAGGCGCGACGGGGTGGGCGGCATGAGGTGCAAGAAGCACCCGTACCAGGCCGGCGGCGGCGTCTGCGCCACGTGCCTCCGCGACCGCCTGCTCGCGCTCGAGGCCGCGCAGAACGGCGACGCATCCCCGCCGCCGCCCGTTCCTGCCCAGGCCCCTCCGGTTCCGCCCGAGCCCCTGGCGTTCCCGAGGTCGGTGTCGCCGTACGTGTCCCGCAGGAAGTCGGACACGTCGGGCGCGCTCAGGCACCACCCGAGCCTGCTCTTCTTCCGGACGCCGCAGGTCGGGCCCACCTACGGCGGCGCGTTGGAGGAAGGCGACATAGCCTACGAGTACGAGAAGCGGCGCGCCCGCAACTTCTCCGTGCTCGCCACGCTCTtcggccgccaccaccaccaccgcagatCGGAAGAGAAGCATCACCATCAGCAGGAAGGCGGCGCCAAGGAGCGCAAGAAACATTTTTCTTGGTTCGCCGGGATCATCCCGCGCCGCCGCAAGAAGCAgcaggcggcggcgccggcggcctcGGCCACCTCGCCACAGTCGGCCCCGCCGAGGCGCTCCTCCTGCCGCCTCGTGGTCAGCAACCGGGGGCTCTCGCCGGAGCGGGACAGCCACGGCGGCAGCGGCGACGAGAGCAGCAGCTCGCCCGCCGCCGCGGATACCCCGTGGCGGCCGTCCCCGTCCCCCATGCGGAGGACCACCTGCCAGCGCCGCCAGACCAACAGCATGCCGTCGGGTTTTGTCGTCTGCCTCAGCCCGCTCGTGCGGCCCAGCccgggccgccgccaccgccacggcGTCCAGCCGCCGGACCCCGGCTCCTTCTCTTGCGAGCTCCGGCCGTCGCCGCTCCACAGCCTCTCATCCGCCGCCTCCGTCACGCGCTGTCGCTCCaggaagctcgccgacggcggccgCTTCCGGTGATCTTTGCTTCCATTTTCCTCCTTCCATTCCACCTTATCCAGATTACTAGTCCACTTTTTAgaatttcttttttcctttttggaTTTATTACATTTTGCCTATCCGTGAAGAAGAGTCTGTAAGATTGGCACACCCAAaccaagtccaaagtccaaaccacTCCGTTGACATATACTAGTATTACTGCTTGTCGGCCCAACATTTTGTGGCAATGTAACGAGCTGCTTGTACTGCTATCAAGGAACTACATGTTCATGTTTTGTACAGCTACCTGTGTAATCTCGAATTTCTTCTTTTGCAAAATCGAACTACTCTAACCCATGATTCTTTGTCAATGATGTTCGGATTAGAGTTAATGATGTCTGTGGTACA is from Miscanthus floridulus cultivar M001 chromosome 7, ASM1932011v1, whole genome shotgun sequence and encodes:
- the LOC136464178 gene encoding uncharacterized protein; protein product: MRCKKHPYQAGGGVCATCLRDRLLALEAAQNGDASPPPPVPAQAPPVPPEPLAFPRSVSPYVSRRKSDTSGALRHHPSLLFFRTPQVGPTYGGALEEGDIAYEYEKRRARNFSVLATLFGRHHHHRRSEEKHHHQQEGGAKERKKHFSWFAGIIPRRRKKQQAAAPAASATSPQSAPPRRSSCRLVVSNRGLSPERDSHGGSGDESSSSPAAADTPWRPSPSPMRRTTCQRRQTNSMPSGFVVCLSPLVRPSPGRRHRHGVQPPDPGSFSCELRPSPLHSLSSAASVTRCRSRKLADGGRFR